Proteins from a single region of Punica granatum isolate Tunisia-2019 chromosome 8, ASM765513v2, whole genome shotgun sequence:
- the LOC116189163 gene encoding uncharacterized protein LOC116189163, with the protein MSIHTCREWLVNVKPGGVRVGLLAVIGLINESTEPTKFQLTSTIRFQEYPPGVVVIPMRSKTAKPFHTTNLVVCAPENDSGECKDSSFVASGDALIVDPGCRSESLEELREIVAALPRRLIVFASHHHRDHINGLSVIQKTNPDSILLAHKSTMSRIHKVDGY; encoded by the exons ATGTCTATACATACTTGTCGGGAATGGCTTGTGAATGTGAAACCGGGTGGTGTTCGAGTTGGACTCTTGGCAGTTATTGGTCTAATAAATGAATCCACAGAACCGACAAAATTTCAACTGACATCAACCATAAGATTTCAG GAGTACCCTCCCGGTGTTGTTGTTATACCAATGAGAAGTAAGACAGCAAAGCCTTTTCACACCACAAATTTGGTCGTGTGTGCTCCTGAAAATGATTCAGGGGAATGCAAAGACAGTAGTTTTGTCGCTTCCGGTGATGCACTAATAGTGGATCCGGGATGCCGGTCCGAATCTCTTGAAGAG CTCAGGGAAATCGTGGCTGCTTTGCCAAGAAGATTGATCGTTTTTGCCTCCCACCATCACCGTGATCATATTAATG GGCTCTCGGTTATCCAAAAAACAAATCCTGACTCCATCCTATTAGCACACAAAAGCACCATGTCTCGTATTCATAAAGTTGATGGTTATTGA